In a genomic window of Gadus chalcogrammus isolate NIFS_2021 chromosome 17, NIFS_Gcha_1.0, whole genome shotgun sequence:
- the wdr55 gene encoding WD repeat-containing protein 55, with the protein MAAPLEHVEISNSAVHCTHTTENTSDNTKVNTDEDDDDEDETHEPRIRETPEDIKLEAISNTLAFHPSRDILAFGDLDGDIYAYSYSCTEGENKELWSSGHHLKSCREIAFSGDGEKLFSVSKDKCVHMMDVEVGKLVTRIQKAHSAPINTLLVVDENILATGDDGGTVKAWDLRKGSAFMDLKHHEDYISSLAVDQAKKILLTASGDGTMGVFNLKRRRFELLSEFQSGDLTSVAVMKRGRKVVCGSSEGTIYIFNWNGFGATSDRFAVKAESVDCIVPVTDSIMCTASMDGYIRAINVMPNRVIGCLGQHVGEPIEQIAKSRDVHFLASCAHDQLIKFWDISKLPAMMVNDYRKRKKRDGRLASLSNKALGGNDFFNGLVEEPEKMEEVEGEDDEEEDDSDSGSD; encoded by the exons ATGGCGGCTCCCTTAGAGCACGTTGAAATCTCGAATTCAGCCGTACATTGTACACATACCACAGAAAATACTTCAGACAATACTAAAGTTAACACAGACGAAGATGACGATGACGAAGACGAAACGCATGAACCAAGAATTCGGGAAACTCCGGAGGACATTAAACTTGAGGCGATCTCGAACACATTGGCGTTTCACCCCAGCAGAGATATCCTGGCCTTTGGGGATCTCGACGGGGACATTTACGCCTATTCCTATTCTTGCACGGAGGGTGAGAACAAGGAGCTGTGGTCCTCTGGTCACCACCTGAAGTCATGCAGAGAGATAGCCTTCTCCGGTGATGGTGAGAAGCTGTTCAGCGTCTCTAAAGACAAGTGCGTGCACATGATGGACGTAGAAGTGGGCAAGTTGGTGACGCGCATCCAGAAAGCGCACAGTGCACCCATCAACACGCTACTGGTCGTTGATGAAAACATTCTGGCTACCGGGGACGATGGAGGTACTGTAAAG GCGTGGGACCTTAGAAAGGGCTCTGCATTTATGGACCTGAAACACCATGAAGACTACATCAGCAGTTTAGCTGTGGACCAGGCAAAGAAAATCCTACTTACTGCCAG CGGCGACGGCACCATGGGCGTGTTCAATCTCAAAAGGCGGCGCTTCGAGCTGCTTTCAGAGTTTCAGAGCGGGGACTTGACCTCTGTTGCGGTGATGAAAAGGGGGAGGAAGGTGGTATGTGGCTCCAGCGAGGGAACCATCTACATCTTCAACTGGAACGGCTTCGGCGCCACCAGCGACCGCTTCGCCGTGAAGGCCGAGTCGGTGGACTGCATCGTGCCCGTGACGGACAGCATCATGTGCACGGCCTCCATGGACGGCTACATACG GGCCATCAACGTGATGCCTAACCGCGTCATCGGCTGTCTCGGTCAGCATGTCGGAGAGCCGATAGAACAGATCGCCAAGTCCAGAGACGTCCACTTCCTGGCAAGCTGCGCCCACGACCAGCTCATCAAGTTCTGGGACATCTCCAAGCTCCCTGCCATGATGGTGAACGACTACCGCAAGCGCAAGAAGAGAGACGGGCGCCTTGCGTCACTCAGTAACAAAGCGCTGGGCGGGAATGACTTTTTCAATGGACtggtggaagaaccagagaagatggaagaggtggagggggaagacgacgaggaggaggatgatagtGATAGTGGCAGTGATTAA